From Deltaproteobacteria bacterium, the proteins below share one genomic window:
- a CDS encoding caspase family protein yields the protein MMAYRKILIVCFAIFLSSCAATPILTGKGDMSREIKQKAPIVRKVDISPDGRYVLSGSLDSFILWDIMQGKKIQTFTHEDFMGQGIMVAFSPDGKHFASGGKGTILWDLATRQEIMTFNNDKAASIAFSPDGKYFLCGSPGPLPVFSKPKPTMKIYDVATGGEIIDFKTQPTRAYEFWVVAYSPDGKYVLSGGTDKMILWDTSLGNSIRTVKVNGVIRAVSFSPDGEYALSGGTDNTVRLWNAKNLTQIKKFVGHEGIWSVAFSPDGKYVLSGGIDGNIKIWELASGSQWKILAGHTGVSSIELGVSAKFFPNGKYVISAGDASTRIWDVSTGEEVASMIAFEDGEWIITTANGYYNSSPKGDQYLSVKVRGKDYTIEQLRESFYRPDLVNLALSGGSLKELKNVADVKPPPVVAIVDTPRSIDKSDAAITLKITDAGGGIGDIRLYLNGSAVMLDSTRGVKIVASNQNEIHKTYKLKLSSGLNSIRAIAFNADNTMQSTDAIYEITASFKSIGRPSLYALVIGINEYKNPKLQLNYAVADAALFANTLKKGASPLFEKVEVKKLSSKEETTRENILKELKAMQSLNPDDLFVLYVASHGTVDDGEYFLITSNVGSTRTERLKTDAIGQSVFKELISNIPATKKLIIIDTCNAGALGEAIQVAMLTRGMSEDTAMKILSRAVGSTILSASTSLQEALEGYQGHGLFTYVLAEGLQGKADKGNTGYVKTTELADYVDNEVPTLAEKIFKKAQYPTISISGQAFPIGKVR from the coding sequence ATGATGGCTTATCGAAAAATATTGATAGTGTGTTTTGCAATTTTTCTTTCTTCCTGCGCGGCAACGCCGATCCTTACCGGAAAAGGTGACATGTCCCGGGAAATTAAACAAAAAGCTCCGATTGTGCGTAAAGTTGATATCTCTCCGGATGGCCGGTATGTTTTATCGGGCAGCTTGGACTCTTTTATCCTCTGGGACATTATGCAAGGGAAAAAAATTCAAACTTTCACTCATGAAGATTTTATGGGTCAAGGAATTATGGTCGCTTTTTCGCCTGACGGAAAACATTTTGCATCCGGCGGCAAAGGGACAATACTTTGGGATTTAGCCACAAGACAAGAAATAATGACATTTAATAATGATAAAGCTGCCTCTATAGCTTTTTCTCCAGACGGAAAATATTTTTTATGTGGAAGCCCTGGTCCTCTTCCTGTGTTTTCGAAACCTAAACCAACCATGAAAATCTATGATGTAGCAACAGGAGGGGAAATTATAGATTTTAAAACACAACCTACACGCGCATACGAGTTTTGGGTTGTTGCCTATTCTCCGGATGGCAAATATGTCTTATCCGGCGGAACTGACAAAATGATTTTATGGGATACATCGTTGGGGAATTCTATAAGAACAGTGAAAGTCAATGGCGTTATAAGAGCTGTTTCTTTTTCTCCAGATGGTGAATATGCCCTGTCCGGCGGAACTGATAATACCGTCAGATTGTGGAATGCGAAAAATTTAACACAAATAAAGAAATTCGTTGGTCACGAAGGTATTTGGTCCGTAGCTTTTTCGCCGGATGGCAAATATGTCTTATCAGGGGGCATTGATGGCAATATAAAAATCTGGGAGTTAGCATCAGGATCTCAATGGAAAATTCTTGCTGGACATACCGGTGTGTCCAGCATTGAGCTGGGCGTTTCGGCTAAATTCTTCCCCAATGGCAAGTATGTAATATCCGCGGGAGACGCTTCTACAAGAATATGGGATGTATCCACTGGAGAAGAAGTTGCTTCCATGATTGCTTTTGAAGACGGAGAATGGATTATTACAACAGCAAATGGTTATTACAACTCCTCTCCTAAGGGCGATCAGTATCTTAGCGTTAAAGTCAGAGGTAAAGATTATACCATCGAGCAGTTGCGGGAAAGTTTCTACCGCCCCGACCTTGTTAATCTCGCGCTTTCTGGCGGATCTTTGAAGGAACTCAAAAACGTGGCGGATGTAAAACCGCCTCCGGTTGTCGCGATAGTTGATACGCCCAGAAGTATTGATAAAAGTGATGCTGCTATTACCCTAAAAATTACCGATGCCGGTGGCGGGATTGGCGATATACGGCTCTATCTCAATGGCTCCGCAGTTATGCTGGACAGCACAAGAGGCGTAAAAATTGTTGCGTCTAATCAGAACGAAATCCATAAGACATATAAACTAAAACTTTCCAGTGGTTTAAACTCCATACGGGCTATCGCCTTTAATGCCGATAATACTATGCAAAGCACGGACGCCATTTATGAAATAACAGCATCATTTAAATCAATCGGCAGACCGTCTCTTTATGCTCTGGTCATTGGCATCAACGAATACAAGAATCCCAAGCTCCAGCTTAATTACGCCGTCGCCGATGCGGCGCTGTTTGCAAATACCCTTAAGAAGGGCGCTTCGCCTCTTTTTGAGAAAGTAGAAGTAAAAAAGCTTTCATCCAAAGAAGAGACGACAAGGGAAAACATTTTAAAAGAACTTAAGGCTATGCAGTCTTTAAATCCTGATGACTTGTTTGTCTTATATGTGGCGAGCCATGGCACAGTTGACGACGGAGAATATTTTCTTATCACCTCGAATGTAGGATCAACGCGGACAGAGAGACTCAAGACCGACGCAATTGGTCAGTCGGTATTCAAGGAACTTATCAGTAATATCCCTGCCACAAAAAAGCTGATCATCATCGATACATGCAATGCAGGGGCTTTGGGTGAGGCAATTCAGGTGGCGATGCTGACAAGAGGTATGAGTGAGGACACGGCGATGAAGATCTTGAGCCGGGCGGTGGGCTCTACCATTCTTTCGGCATCTACTTCTCTTCAGGAAGCACTGGAGGGCTATCAGGGTCATGGATTGTTTACTTACGTGCTGGCAG
- the dinB gene encoding DNA polymerase IV, with protein sequence MRRIIHIDMDAFFAAVEQKRRPELIGKPVVIGGSGDPTKRGVAATASYEARKFGIHSAMPLKTAYKLCPHAVFLPVDMEAYSRESERIKNILRRFTPLIEDVGIDEAFLDISGIDKPSEEIAKEIKRQINDETKLTCSIGVAPNKLLAKIASDMEKPDGLTIILPDEREHILQPLPVRKLWGIGPKTETYLKDMGTETIGALASLSLDTLVDKFGSSYGNYLYHASRGIDDSPLVTHWEPKSISRETTFQKDVANWQFIAKTLAELTREVVTDMKENGFKARTVTVKIRFSDFETLTRAHTLPQSTDAEGEIRKAAFACLKRVELKKKVRLVGVRASHLERKGT encoded by the coding sequence TTGAGACGAATTATCCACATTGATATGGACGCCTTTTTTGCCGCTGTGGAGCAGAAAAGGCGTCCCGAGTTAATCGGTAAGCCCGTGGTAATCGGAGGCAGCGGGGACCCCACCAAGAGAGGGGTCGCAGCAACCGCCTCGTATGAGGCAAGGAAGTTCGGCATCCATTCCGCCATGCCCTTGAAGACGGCTTATAAACTCTGCCCCCATGCCGTTTTCCTTCCCGTTGATATGGAAGCATATTCAAGGGAATCCGAAAGGATCAAGAATATCCTCCGGAGATTCACGCCCCTCATCGAAGATGTAGGAATTGATGAGGCATTTCTTGATATCTCCGGGATCGACAAACCCTCAGAAGAAATCGCGAAAGAAATCAAACGTCAGATTAACGATGAGACAAAGCTGACCTGTTCTATCGGTGTTGCCCCCAATAAGCTCCTGGCAAAAATCGCCTCGGACATGGAGAAACCGGATGGCCTCACCATAATATTACCTGATGAAAGAGAGCACATCCTGCAGCCGTTACCCGTCAGGAAACTCTGGGGGATCGGACCAAAAACAGAAACATATCTCAAGGACATGGGCACGGAAACAATAGGAGCGCTCGCCTCTCTATCCCTCGATACGCTGGTTGATAAATTTGGCTCATCGTATGGAAATTATCTCTATCATGCCTCCAGGGGAATAGACGACAGTCCCCTGGTTACGCACTGGGAACCAAAATCCATAAGCAGGGAAACAACTTTCCAGAAGGATGTCGCCAACTGGCAATTTATCGCGAAAACACTTGCAGAACTGACGCGGGAAGTTGTGACAGACATGAAAGAAAACGGCTTCAAAGCCAGAACCGTTACCGTCAAGATCCGGTTCAGCGATTTCGAAACCCTGACCCGGGCGCATACCCTTCCCCAGTCAACGGATGCGGAAGGGGAAATACGAAAAGCGGCTTTCGCCTGCCTCAAGAGAGTCGAACTTAAAAAGAAGGTACGGCTCGTAGGAGTCAGGGCAAGCCATCTGGAAAGAAAGGGAACATAA
- a CDS encoding FAD-dependent thymidylate synthase has product MKIILAGYNLDFETIREFQELRPEAQYFTPETISAAYARISRSPKPVDELRAIARQEVEKARQSNRNIVFEMGHSSIAEHAVFNIDIIGVSRLLVEEIEKFRLCAYTEKSQRYVLLKDDFVIHEEIREANLEEIFVSTIREQNRLYHELYEKLRPYVFEKHRDLAADPANRSMLEGWAKEDARYIISLATETQLGMTLNARNLELMLRRLAAHPLAEAQEYSRKLYEATKDIAPSLIRYTEATDFDRLTRQTLKERVKTLRERMQQEDQATPGRFDGDTVSLIHTPSNADDRIVASLIHSSSSLPMSRCLQIVSSMDGSEKEGLIKTALQHMKSFDSVLREFENVDLHFELTISASCFAQVKRHRMATITSQDYDPALGVTIPPAVSEIGMDKTFMEIITRTERTYDQLKKSSPQAAGYILTNAHRKRVSMKINARELYHIARLRADEHAQWDIRETAEQMVKRGKKAMPLTLMLATGKDSFASLHNKTFAGETGYGK; this is encoded by the coding sequence ATGAAGATCATCCTTGCCGGCTACAATCTGGATTTTGAAACGATACGGGAATTTCAGGAATTGCGCCCCGAGGCGCAGTACTTTACACCGGAGACGATCTCTGCCGCCTACGCCCGGATCAGCCGGAGCCCAAAACCGGTTGATGAACTCCGGGCGATTGCACGGCAGGAGGTGGAAAAGGCGCGTCAGTCCAACCGCAATATCGTATTCGAAATGGGGCACAGCTCTATCGCCGAACATGCCGTTTTCAACATCGATATCATCGGCGTCTCCCGGCTTCTGGTTGAAGAGATTGAAAAATTCCGGCTCTGCGCATATACGGAAAAATCGCAGCGGTATGTCCTGCTCAAAGACGACTTTGTCATTCACGAAGAGATTCGAGAGGCCAATCTGGAAGAGATTTTTGTCAGTACCATCCGGGAACAAAATCGTCTTTACCATGAGCTGTATGAGAAGCTGAGACCTTATGTCTTTGAAAAGCACAGAGACCTGGCAGCCGACCCGGCAAATCGTTCGATGCTTGAAGGCTGGGCAAAGGAAGACGCCCGCTACATCATTTCACTTGCCACCGAGACACAGTTGGGGATGACCCTCAATGCCAGAAACCTGGAACTGATGCTCCGCCGCCTCGCCGCCCATCCGCTGGCCGAGGCACAGGAATATAGTCGTAAACTTTACGAGGCAACGAAGGACATTGCCCCCTCACTTATCCGTTATACCGAGGCCACCGACTTCGACCGTTTGACGAGACAGACTTTGAAGGAAAGGGTTAAAACATTGAGGGAGAGAATGCAGCAAGAAGATCAAGCAACTCCCGGCAGGTTTGATGGAGATACAGTATCCCTTATCCATACACCATCAAACGCGGACGACAGAATCGTGGCCTCACTGATCCACTCTTCATCGAGTCTTCCGATGTCACGGTGCCTGCAGATCGTTTCTTCAATGGACGGAAGCGAAAAAGAAGGGCTTATTAAAACAGCGTTGCAGCATATGAAATCCTTCGATTCGGTCCTGCGGGAATTCGAAAACGTCGATCTCCATTTTGAACTGACTATCAGCGCGAGTTGTTTTGCCCAGGTGAAACGACACCGTATGGCAACCATTACCTCTCAGGATTACGATCCGGCCCTGGGGGTAACGATACCGCCTGCCGTATCGGAAATCGGTATGGACAAAACCTTTATGGAGATCATCACCCGAACCGAAAGGACATACGACCAGCTTAAAAAGTCCTCCCCTCAGGCAGCCGGCTATATTCTCACGAACGCCCATCGCAAGCGGGTTTCCATGAAGATCAATGCACGGGAACTATATCATATCGCACGCCTTAGGGCAGACGAGCACGCCCAGTGGGATATCAGGGAGACGGCAGAGCAGATGGTAAAACGGGGAAAGAAGGCGATGCCGCTCACATTGATGCTGGCAACCGGCAAGGACAGCTTTGCCTCCCTCCATAATAAGACCTTTGCCGGCGAAACCGGCTATGGGAAATAA
- a CDS encoding N-6 DNA methylase, whose translation MTIVSTYLKNIEKSLATGNATEHSYRPALKEFIESLAEDIEATNEPKREQCGAPDFIITKGKTPIGYIETKDIGKPLDIIERDEQLMRYRKRLGNLILTDYLEFRWYVQGEHRLTARLAKVDLSGKIKAVKDSDQQIVDLLTEFLRNRMQMVSNPKELAVRMAALAQLIRDTIRQAFTDEDGGGELHKQMEGFRRVLLHDLTQEQFADMYAQTICYGLFAARCNVRIKPGVHFIREHAAFDLPKTNPFLRKMFSHIAGPDLDDRIAWIVDDLTNLLDHTDMEGILKDFGKRTRQEDPLIHFYETFLAAYDPKMRQTRGVYYTPEPVVSYIVRSVDHILKTDFNLPTGLADAGKITISNPVTGKAQEIHRVLILDPAAGTGTFLHGVIDQIYDQIQRSGQKGAWGGEKGYVAQHLLPRIFGFELLMAPYAVAHMKLGLQLTEFGYDFSANERLHVYLTNTLEEAYKISDMPLFTKWLVEEANAAGVVKQEAPVMVILGNPPYSYESVNTGEWITNLIQDYYSVDGQPLGERNPKGLQDDYVKFIRFAQWRIEKTGYGVMALITNHGYLDNPTFRGMRRSLMKTFGDIYILDLHGNSKKKERCPDGSKDENVFDIQQGVAIGIFVKKYKPEDLSPRIRHAHLWGIREVYENTPDGRKLSGGKYHWLWENDIQSTTWEPLTPQPPFYLFVPQDTALLPEYERGWKVTDIMSVHSVGIVTSRDHLTVHMTSQEAKEKLHRFISLSPEAARQELDLGEDSRDWQIALAQSDLKQTGLSDSYLIRISYRPFDDRFTFYTGHSRGFHSMPRPAVMNQMLDNNMALLTSRMTKGESFAHVYLTKFPSEKILLSPKTSNNSFHFPLYLYSESGTSLFKTDTPGGRRSNLAPAFIEDFATRLGMTFVPNGKGDRQQTFGPEDIFFYMYAVLHSPTYRSRYAEFLKIDFPRLPLTSNSDLFRALCKIGEDLVALHLMEKQIPLITGYPVAGDSTVETVRYTESSPSLDPSHQGREDNGRQGAGRVWINKSQYFDGVPPEVWNFHIGGYQVCQKWLKDRKGRQLTYDDITHYQRIVATLAETISLMAAIDETINSHGGWPIV comes from the coding sequence ATGACTATCGTATCCACATATCTTAAAAATATTGAAAAATCTCTGGCGACCGGCAATGCTACAGAACATTCTTATCGTCCTGCACTGAAGGAGTTCATTGAATCTCTTGCCGAAGATATAGAAGCCACCAACGAACCCAAGCGTGAACAATGCGGTGCACCTGACTTCATTATTACCAAAGGCAAGACGCCAATCGGCTACATAGAAACCAAAGATATCGGTAAACCCCTCGATATCATTGAACGAGACGAACAGCTAATGCGTTATCGGAAAAGACTGGGCAATCTCATCCTGACGGACTATCTGGAATTTCGCTGGTATGTTCAGGGGGAACATCGCCTGACAGCCCGCCTCGCGAAGGTAGACCTGAGCGGCAAGATAAAAGCTGTAAAAGATAGCGATCAACAGATCGTGGATTTGCTGACAGAGTTTCTCCGCAATAGAATGCAGATGGTCAGCAACCCGAAGGAGTTGGCTGTCCGCATGGCGGCACTGGCGCAGCTCATCCGCGACACAATCCGGCAAGCCTTTACCGATGAGGATGGCGGAGGAGAACTTCATAAGCAGATGGAAGGTTTTCGCAGGGTTCTTCTTCATGACTTGACACAGGAGCAGTTTGCAGACATGTATGCGCAAACTATCTGCTACGGTCTTTTTGCCGCCCGCTGCAACGTCAGGATAAAACCGGGGGTCCACTTCATCCGGGAACATGCCGCCTTCGATCTCCCCAAAACAAATCCATTTCTCCGCAAGATGTTCAGCCATATTGCCGGGCCTGACCTGGATGACCGTATCGCCTGGATTGTCGATGATTTGACTAACCTGTTGGATCATACCGACATGGAAGGGATTCTCAAGGATTTTGGAAAGCGGACCCGTCAGGAAGATCCCCTTATCCATTTCTACGAAACTTTCCTTGCCGCCTACGATCCGAAAATGCGTCAGACCCGCGGCGTCTACTATACTCCCGAACCTGTGGTCTCCTACATTGTCCGCAGTGTGGACCATATTTTGAAAACGGACTTTAATCTTCCGACCGGCCTTGCCGATGCCGGCAAGATTACGATCTCAAATCCAGTAACGGGAAAAGCACAGGAGATTCATCGGGTGTTGATCCTTGATCCCGCCGCAGGAACGGGGACTTTCCTTCACGGGGTCATCGATCAGATCTATGATCAAATTCAGAGATCGGGACAGAAGGGCGCCTGGGGCGGTGAAAAGGGGTATGTTGCCCAGCATCTTCTCCCGCGGATTTTCGGGTTTGAACTTCTCATGGCGCCTTATGCCGTGGCCCACATGAAACTCGGCCTGCAACTTACCGAATTCGGTTATGATTTTAGCGCAAATGAACGTCTGCACGTCTACCTGACCAATACCCTGGAGGAAGCCTACAAGATCAGCGACATGCCTCTCTTCACCAAGTGGCTCGTCGAAGAGGCCAACGCCGCCGGCGTGGTCAAACAGGAGGCGCCTGTGATGGTCATCCTGGGAAATCCGCCGTATTCCTACGAATCCGTTAACACCGGTGAGTGGATTACTAATCTGATTCAGGACTATTATTCAGTGGATGGTCAGCCCCTCGGTGAGCGAAATCCGAAAGGACTCCAGGACGATTACGTGAAGTTCATTCGCTTCGCCCAGTGGCGTATCGAAAAGACCGGTTACGGCGTCATGGCTTTGATTACCAATCACGGTTATTTAGACAATCCGACCTTCAGGGGGATGCGCCGGAGTTTGATGAAGACTTTTGGCGATATTTATATTCTTGACCTGCATGGTAACAGCAAAAAGAAGGAGCGCTGCCCTGACGGTTCGAAAGACGAAAACGTCTTCGACATCCAGCAGGGCGTAGCCATCGGGATCTTTGTGAAAAAGTATAAGCCTGAAGACCTCTCTCCCCGTATCCGCCATGCCCACCTCTGGGGAATCCGCGAAGTTTATGAAAACACCCCGGACGGACGGAAACTCTCCGGCGGCAAGTACCACTGGCTATGGGAAAACGACATTCAGTCAACGACCTGGGAACCCCTGACGCCCCAGCCGCCGTTTTATCTTTTTGTGCCGCAGGATACGGCTTTGCTGCCAGAATACGAACGGGGATGGAAGGTTACGGATATCATGTCGGTCCACTCAGTGGGAATAGTAACTTCACGGGATCACTTGACCGTGCACATGACCTCCCAAGAAGCAAAAGAAAAACTACATCGGTTTATTTCATTATCACCTGAAGCAGCTCGTCAGGAATTGGACCTTGGCGAAGATTCACGAGATTGGCAAATAGCACTGGCCCAATCTGACTTGAAGCAGACCGGACTATCAGATAGTTATTTGATCAGAATTTCCTATCGCCCTTTTGATGATCGTTTCACCTTCTATACCGGCCATTCGAGGGGATTTCACAGTATGCCCCGGCCAGCCGTCATGAATCAGATGCTTGACAATAATATGGCCCTTTTAACGAGCCGAATGACGAAGGGTGAATCATTCGCCCATGTCTATTTGACAAAATTTCCGTCGGAAAAAATTCTTCTTTCTCCCAAAACATCAAATAACAGTTTTCATTTCCCCCTTTATCTCTACAGCGAATCTGGGACTTCATTGTTTAAAACAGATACTCCTGGTGGACGCCGCTCTAATCTTGCCCCGGCGTTTATCGAGGACTTTGCCACACGTCTGGGTATGACCTTTGTTCCCAACGGCAAGGGAGACCGGCAGCAGACCTTCGGCCCGGAGGATATCTTTTTCTACATGTATGCTGTTTTGCATTCGCCGACATATCGGAGCCGCTATGCCGAGTTTCTCAAGATCGACTTCCCCCGCCTGCCGCTTACGTCAAACAGTGACTTGTTCCGCGCCTTATGCAAAATCGGTGAAGACCTGGTGGCCTTACACCTGATGGAAAAGCAGATTCCTTTGATTACAGGCTATCCCGTTGCCGGGGATAGCACCGTCGAGACCGTACGCTACACGGAATCATCCCCCTCCCTCGATCCCTCCCACCAGGGGAGGGAAGATAATGGTCGGCAAGGAGCGGGACGTGTCTGGATCAACAAGTCACAATATTTCGATGGCGTCCCGCCTGAAGTATGGAATTTCCATATCGGCGGTTACCAGGTATGCCAGAAATGGCTCAAAGATCGCAAGGGTCGCCAACTGACCTATGACGACATCACTCATTATCAGCGCATTGTTGCAACCCTTGCGGAAACTATCAGTCTTATGGCTGCTATTGACGAGACCATTAATAGTCACGGTGGTTGGCCCATCGTGTGA
- the murI gene encoding glutamate racemase, with amino-acid sequence MQPTSSHPIGVFDSGIGGLTVVRAMMERLPFENIIYFGDTARVPYGVKSPETITRYAAEITKFLLQREVKLLIVACNTMAAVASDTVKNLSPVPVLDVIDAGARTAVAETRSKHIGVIGTPATINSNAYARAIHQHDPDIRIFSQACPLFVPLVEEGWWNHPVTRLTAQEYLRPVLAEHVDTLVLGCTHYPLIKPLLQEIVGPDIKLVDSAEAMADITANLLSSKYLGNQERTLPTYQFFVTDVPYHFQTIGEGFLGRTLSHVELVKW; translated from the coding sequence ATGCAACCCACATCCAGCCATCCCATCGGCGTGTTTGATTCCGGTATCGGCGGACTCACTGTTGTTCGCGCTATGATGGAGCGTCTGCCTTTCGAAAATATCATCTATTTCGGTGACACAGCCAGGGTACCCTACGGTGTGAAATCTCCGGAAACGATTACCCGATACGCCGCAGAGATCACAAAATTTTTGCTGCAAAGGGAGGTCAAACTGCTCATCGTAGCCTGCAATACCATGGCGGCTGTCGCATCCGACACCGTTAAGAATCTTTCTCCTGTTCCCGTTTTAGACGTCATCGATGCCGGCGCCCGTACCGCTGTTGCCGAAACAAGAAGTAAACATATCGGTGTCATTGGCACCCCGGCAACCATAAACAGTAATGCCTATGCTCGTGCCATTCACCAGCATGACCCGGATATTCGGATATTTTCACAGGCGTGCCCCTTATTTGTACCGCTGGTTGAAGAAGGATGGTGGAATCACCCGGTCACCCGGCTTACTGCCCAGGAATACCTGAGACCGGTCCTGGCGGAGCATGTGGATACCCTCGTTCTGGGGTGTACGCACTACCCCTTGATCAAACCGCTCCTCCAGGAGATTGTGGGCCCCGATATCAAACTTGTGGATTCCGCTGAGGCTATGGCAGATATCACGGCGAATCTCTTAAGCAGCAAATATCTCGGAAACCAGGAGCGCACGCTGCCGACATATCAGTTTTTTGTCACCGACGTGCCTTATCACTTCCAGACGATCGGCGAAGGCTTCCTGGGACGGACCCTCTCCCATGTGGAACTTGTCAAGTGGTAA
- a CDS encoding AI-2E family transporter produces the protein MHTSKVQNVLFFTFLVIVSFLFLYLLTPFFSPIFWAAVIASIFRPLYERLNGKLNRPGLCAVIIFLLIAFIIILPGSIMGSLLFSESMRVYESHSTDGGTIENIVKSITGAVKDNPYVARLHIDEKFWTEKFSEIARGISNYIFVQLKAVTQNTLVFVVQFAVMLYTLFFFIRDGDTFLRMAMRVLSLGQEREKVLYERFVATARATLKVTMIIGGIQGSLGGLIFWVTGIEGALMWGVVMILFSIVPVVGCSIVWIPAGVIMLLTGPLWKGMLILAFGVFVISVVDNLLRPILLGRDVQMHPLLIFLSTLGGLSLFGFSGFVIGPIITSLLLAIWAMYDQFRDAVSID, from the coding sequence ATGCATACTTCAAAAGTCCAGAATGTCCTTTTCTTTACGTTTCTGGTCATCGTTTCTTTCCTGTTTCTCTATCTCCTCACCCCGTTTTTTTCTCCAATTTTCTGGGCGGCGGTAATTGCCAGCATTTTCAGGCCTCTCTATGAACGGCTCAATGGGAAGTTGAATCGACCCGGTTTGTGCGCCGTTATCATATTTCTGTTGATTGCTTTCATCATAATCCTGCCGGGCAGCATCATGGGAAGTTTGCTGTTTTCCGAGTCTATGCGTGTATACGAATCCCACAGTACCGATGGCGGTACTATCGAAAACATTGTCAAGAGTATCACGGGTGCAGTGAAAGATAATCCATACGTGGCCCGTTTGCATATCGATGAAAAATTCTGGACCGAAAAGTTTTCTGAAATCGCCAGAGGTATTTCCAACTATATTTTTGTCCAACTGAAAGCAGTCACGCAAAATACCCTTGTTTTTGTTGTTCAGTTCGCAGTCATGCTCTATACATTGTTTTTCTTTATTCGCGATGGGGATACGTTCTTAAGAATGGCTATGCGGGTTTTGTCCCTGGGGCAGGAAAGAGAAAAGGTTCTCTATGAACGTTTTGTTGCGACGGCAAGGGCCACGTTGAAGGTGACAATGATTATCGGAGGCATTCAGGGGTCACTGGGAGGACTTATTTTCTGGGTCACCGGCATTGAAGGGGCGCTCATGTGGGGTGTCGTAATGATACTTTTTTCTATTGTCCCTGTTGTTGGTTGCTCTATTGTCTGGATTCCTGCCGGTGTGATAATGCTGTTGACGGGACCTTTATGGAAAGGAATGCTTATTCTGGCTTTCGGTGTTTTCGTGATCAGCGTGGTGGACAACCTCCTGCGTCCCATACTGCTTGGCAGAGATGTGCAGATGCATCCTTTATTGATTTTCTTGTCAACTCTTGGGGGACTTTCGTTGTTCGGGTTTTCCGGCTTTGTTATCGGCCCCATCATTACTTCCCTGCTCCTCGCAATCTGGGCGATGTACGACCAGTTCAGGGATGCCGTATCTATTGATTAG
- a CDS encoding inorganic phosphate transporter gives MPDSFAFVVFLILVALFFDFLNGFHDSANAISTVVSTRVLSPKYAVIWAAFFEFAAVFFVGVQVANTIGTGIINPAIVDNLLILSALSGAIIWNIITWHFGLPSSSSHALIGGLIGAGIVEGGTSVLVWSGIIKTAIFIVLSPVIGLILGLAMMILVLNLSRKSTVGGSDKIFRKLQLVSCAVYSMGHGTNDAQKTMGIIALILYSHGYLGSTFYIPFWVIISCYTVISLGIMSGGWRIVKTMGTKITKLRPMGGFCAETAAAISIIGASIAGIPVSTTHTITGAIVGVGSTKRLTAVRWGVAGNIVWAWILTIPMAALISALFHIVTHSIR, from the coding sequence ATGCCTGATTCATTCGCTTTTGTTGTTTTTCTCATTCTGGTCGCCCTGTTTTTTGATTTTCTCAACGGCTTCCACGATTCCGCCAACGCGATTTCGACCGTTGTCTCGACAAGGGTTCTTTCTCCTAAATATGCCGTCATCTGGGCGGCATTCTTCGAGTTTGCCGCTGTCTTTTTTGTCGGTGTGCAGGTCGCCAATACCATAGGCACCGGCATCATTAATCCGGCCATTGTAGACAATCTACTCATCCTTTCCGCTCTGAGCGGCGCCATTATCTGGAACATCATTACCTGGCATTTCGGGCTGCCCAGCAGTTCCTCTCATGCCCTTATCGGCGGCCTTATCGGTGCAGGCATCGTTGAAGGAGGAACCAGTGTCCTGGTCTGGAGCGGTATCATAAAAACGGCCATATTTATTGTGCTGTCCCCTGTCATTGGTTTAATCCTCGGATTGGCCATGATGATTTTAGTGCTTAACCTCAGCCGGAAATCTACCGTCGGAGGATCAGACAAGATTTTCCGAAAACTACAGCTTGTTTCGTGCGCAGTCTACAGCATGGGCCATGGTACGAACGACGCACAGAAAACAATGGGGATCATTGCCCTTATTCTTTACAGTCATGGTTACCTCGGATCAACCTTTTACATTCCCTTCTGGGTAATTATCTCATGTTACACTGTCATCTCCCTGGGGATCATGTCCGGAGGGTGGCGTATCGTCAAGACCATGGGTACTAAGATTACGAAACTCCGGCCCATGGGCGGGTTTTGCGCGGAAACCGCGGCAGCTATCTCCATCATTGGGGCATCCATCGCCGGCATTCCCGTGAGTACAACTCATACGATTACAGGTGCCATTGTAGGGGTTGGCTCAACAAAAAGGCTTACCGCCGTTCGCTGGGGGGTTGCGGGAAATATTGTATGGGCGTGGATCTTGACAATCCCCATGGCGGCCCTGATATCCGCCTTGTTCCATATCGTTACACACAGCATACGGTGA